One part of the Raphanus sativus cultivar WK10039 chromosome 7, ASM80110v3, whole genome shotgun sequence genome encodes these proteins:
- the LOC108816837 gene encoding probable methyltransferase At1g27930 yields MFPEKWKGARHTLLERPWFTIVALASLLGGALLITSIIRAADNTLSLCSTAKTTAQSIAEYSTTPIQLQSIVHYATSQTVPQQSFDEISITLNVLKDSIPCNFLVFGLGHDSLMWASLNPGGTTVFLEEDPEWIQAVLKDAPSLRAHHVQYRTQISQADNLLSTYRSEPKCLPANAFPIRYNEKCPLALTSLPDEFYDTDWDLIMVDAPKGYFPAAPGRMAAIFSSAVMARNRKGAGTTHVFLHDVDRIVEKTYANEFLCENYKVNSAGRLWHFEIPNTANMSDQPGDRFC; encoded by the coding sequence atgTTTCCAGAGAAGTGGAAAGGTGCAAGGCACACGCTTCTAGAGCGACCATGGTTCACCATAGTTGCTCTAGCTAGTCTTTTAGGTGGCGCACTGCTCATCACAAGTATCATCCGAGCTGCGGACAACACTCTATCTTTATGTTCCACCGCAAAAACCACAGCGCAATCCATAGCCGAATACTCAACCACACCAATCCAGCTTCAGTCCATCGTCCACTACGCGACCTCACAGACCGTTCCTCAACAATCCTTCGACGAGATCTCAATCACTTTAAACGTCCTTAAAGACAGTATACCTTGCAATTTTCTTGTCTTCGGCCTCGGCCACGACTCCCTCATGTGGGCCTCCCTCAATCCAGGTGGCACCACTGTGTTCCTCGAGGAGGATCCTGAGTGGATCCAGGCCGTCCTGAAGGATGCACCGTCCCTAAGGGCCCACCATGTTCAGTATCGGACCCAAATTTCTCAAGCCGACAATCTTCTCTCGACATACCGGTCCGAACCCAAATGTTTACCAGCCAATGCTTTCCCGATCCGCTACAACGAAAAGTGTCCATTGGCGTTAACTTCACTTCCTGACGAGTTCTATGATACCGACTGGGATCTGATCATGGTGGACGCACCAAAAGGGTACTTCCCAGCCGCACCAGGGAGGATGGCAGCGATATTTTCCTCGGCTGTCATGGCACGCAACCGGAAGGGTGCGGGCACCACGCACGTTTTCCTTCATGACGTTGACCGCATAGTTGAGAAGACGTACGCCAACGAGTTCCTATGCGAGAACTACAAAGTCAATTCAGCTGGTAGGCTCTGGCACTTTGAGATACCAAACACTGCTAACATGAGCGACCAGCCAGGGGACCGTTTTTGCTAG
- the LOC130497450 gene encoding ranBP2-type zinc finger protein At1g67325-like: MSQVDSRNSSAAKRARTDGGRREDDWTCPSCGNVNFSFRTTCNMRNCTQSRPADHNGKSAPRHMQSPQSFSSPGRYLGSGGPPPVYMGGSPYGSSLFNGSIPPYDVPFSGGSPYHFNYNSRIPAGAHYRPLHMSGPPPPYHGGGSMMGSGGMYGMPPPPMNRYGLGMAMGPAAVAAMMPRSGYYPEEKSQKRDSTRENDWTCPNCGNVNFSFRIVCNMRKCNTPKPGPQQGGSSDQISKQKAPEGSWKCDNCGNINYPFRNKCNRQNCGADKPGDQSNDSPSYAPEENDQ; encoded by the exons atgtcTCAG gtAGACAGCAGAAACTCTTCAGCAGCCAAGCGTGCTAGAACTGACG GGGGACGCAGAGAAGATGATTGGACTTGTCCCAGTTGTGGCAATGTCAATTTCTCGTTCCGGACTACCTGCAATATGCGTAATTGCACTCAGTCTCGACCTGCTGATCACAATGGG AAGTCTGCTCCCAGACATATGCAATCTCCACAAAGCTTCTCATCACCAGGTAGATATTTAGGATCTGGGGGCCCCCCTCCAGTATATATGGGCGGGTCACCATACGGATCCTCTCTCTTTAACGGGTCTATTCCTCCTTATGACGTCCCCTTCTCTGGGGGTTCGCCTTATCATTTTAACTATAATAGCCGAATTCCTGCTGGAGCTCATTACAGACCGTTACATATGTCtggaccaccaccaccataccaTGGTGGTGGATCTATGATGGGAAGTG GTGGCATGTATGGAATGCCTCCACCACCCATGAACAGGTATGGCCTTGGGATGGCCATGGGTCCTGCTGCTGTCGCCGCTATG ATGCCAAGATCCGGTTACTATCCAGAGGAAAAATCACAAAAGCGAG ATTCAACTCGTGAGAATGATTGGACATGTCCGAATTGTGGTAATGTAAACTTCTCGTTCAGAATTGTATGTAACATGAGAAAGTGCAACACTCCAAAGCCTGGGCCCCAG CAAGGTGGAAGCTCAGATCAAATCTCCA AACAAAAGGCACCGGAAGGAAGCTGGAAGTGTGACAACTGTGGAAACATAAACTATCCGttcagaaacaaatgcaacaggcAAAACTGTGGAGCTGATAAACCAGGGGATCAGTCGAACGATTCTCCTTCCTATGCACCTGAAGAGAACGATCAG TGA